In the Flavisolibacter tropicus genome, one interval contains:
- a CDS encoding tail fiber domain-containing protein, translating to MKTTFLSLLTVFCVIGGFAQVGIGVAVPHSSAQLEIVSPNKGLLIPRVSSVNRPTPSPAVAAKGLLIYQTDGQEGFYYWDGAAWQPLGSGWRLNGNGGTTSTNFLGTLDNQPLRFRTSNTHSGFISNTNIGLGLESLSEASSGGGNTALGAYAMQNNTTGGFNSALGNQALVKNTTGNFNTAVGLGSLGNNQTGSRNVSLGGLQQNIDGNDNTAVGLSALNVNASGSFNTALGNGAGPDIGFNALSKTTAIGYNAKVTRSNSLILGGTGLDAVQVGIGVTAPHTNALVDMTSLDKGLLIPRVSAFIRPTPSPAAPADGLLIYQTNGAERGFNYWDGNTATWKQLSGWGLEGSSAPATSFIGTTNAQDLNFKVSNQASGKIGANGDIGLGLGSLAANTGTQVTAFGYNTLSKNSASANTALGYSALANNTSASSNTAVGYLALNANNAPSASGNTAIGTYSLSTNTAGSNNTALGGETLLNSKTGSRNTALGYRALNASDNGSDNTAVGNNALLTAAATSFNTALGSNALRLHATGSSNTAVGYNAMRNFDNNNFNTAIGYNADVNQAGLTNATAIGNGAIVTASNTIQLGNSSVSQVVTAGDVVSKGSTLISDRRFKSQIRTDVKGLNFIMALQPVTYLFDNQKLADYRDGKIKTSELNSYVSQTSYKEEDLERRTGFIAQQVEQAAKQVGYAFDGVRVPKNENDIYTLSYSTFVVPLVKAVQEQQTEIESLQEKLKKSEEDKKEQLQKITALQNNEQQLFERLKKLEAKIR from the coding sequence ATGAAAACTACATTTTTATCCTTACTAACTGTTTTTTGTGTAATAGGTGGTTTCGCGCAGGTGGGTATTGGTGTTGCGGTACCTCACAGCAGCGCCCAGCTGGAAATTGTGTCTCCAAACAAAGGTTTGCTTATTCCTCGGGTGAGTTCAGTTAATCGTCCCACTCCTTCGCCAGCTGTTGCTGCCAAAGGCCTGTTGATCTATCAAACGGATGGTCAAGAGGGGTTTTATTATTGGGATGGCGCAGCGTGGCAGCCTTTGGGCAGCGGTTGGCGGTTGAACGGCAATGGAGGGACAACAAGCACTAACTTTCTAGGTACTTTAGATAATCAGCCCTTGCGTTTTAGAACATCAAATACACACTCAGGTTTTATTTCAAATACAAATATTGGCTTGGGTCTCGAATCTCTTAGCGAAGCAAGTTCGGGGGGCGGAAATACAGCTCTTGGTGCTTATGCCATGCAAAACAATACTACAGGAGGGTTTAATTCAGCCCTTGGAAACCAGGCCTTAGTAAAAAATACTACTGGAAATTTTAATACCGCAGTTGGTCTTGGGTCTTTAGGTAACAATCAAACAGGCAGCAGAAATGTATCCCTTGGAGGTTTACAACAGAATATAGATGGGAATGATAATACAGCTGTTGGCTTATCCGCTCTCAATGTTAATGCCTCCGGAAGCTTTAATACAGCACTAGGTAATGGTGCAGGTCCTGATATTGGCTTTAACGCATTATCTAAAACTACTGCTATTGGATATAATGCAAAGGTAACTAGGTCTAACAGTTTAATTTTGGGAGGAACAGGATTAGATGCTGTTCAAGTGGGTATAGGTGTCACCGCTCCCCACACCAATGCATTGGTGGATATGACATCTCTGGATAAGGGCTTGTTGATTCCGCGCGTGAGTGCTTTTATACGCCCTACACCTTCTCCAGCTGCACCTGCCGATGGACTTCTAATTTATCAAACCAATGGAGCCGAACGAGGCTTTAACTACTGGGACGGAAATACTGCTACTTGGAAACAACTGAGTGGTTGGGGCTTGGAAGGTAGTAGTGCTCCTGCCACCAGCTTTATTGGCACCACTAATGCGCAGGACCTGAATTTTAAAGTCAGCAACCAGGCGTCGGGTAAGATCGGTGCGAATGGAGATATAGGTTTGGGGTTAGGTTCCTTAGCCGCTAATACAGGCACTCAAGTAACAGCATTCGGTTATAATACTTTGTCAAAAAATTCAGCTTCGGCAAACACTGCTTTGGGCTATAGCGCATTAGCTAATAATACCAGCGCCAGTTCGAATACAGCCGTGGGATATTTAGCTTTAAATGCTAATAATGCTCCTTCAGCTTCTGGCAACACAGCAATTGGAACCTATAGTCTGTCAACTAATACTGCAGGCTCCAATAATACTGCTTTAGGGGGAGAGACATTACTGAACTCAAAAACTGGTAGCCGAAATACGGCGCTAGGATACAGGGCATTGAATGCAAGTGATAATGGTTCAGATAACACCGCCGTTGGTAACAATGCTTTATTAACAGCTGCGGCAACCTCATTCAATACAGCCCTTGGATCCAATGCACTGAGACTACATGCCACAGGTTCTAGTAATACGGCAGTAGGCTATAATGCAATGCGTAATTTTGACAACAATAACTTTAATACCGCTATAGGTTATAATGCAGATGTAAATCAAGCTGGTTTAACTAATGCTACAGCTATTGGAAATGGCGCCATCGTAACGGCATCCAACACGATCCAGTTGGGTAATTCCTCTGTAAGTCAGGTGGTCACAGCTGGGGATGTTGTATCTAAAGGAAGCACACTTATTTCCGACAGGCGCTTCAAAAGCCAAATTCGCACAGATGTAAAGGGCCTGAACTTTATCATGGCTCTTCAGCCGGTGACCTATTTGTTTGACAATCAAAAACTGGCCGACTATCGCGATGGCAAGATCAAGACCAGTGAATTAAACAGTTATGTATCGCAAACCAGTTACAAAGAGGAGGATTTGGAGAGAAGAACTGGTTTCATTGCCCAGCAGGTAGAGCAAGCTGCCAAACAAGTAGGTTACGCCTTTGATGGGGTTAGAGTACCTAAGAATGAAAACGACATCTATACCTTGAGTTACTCCACTTTTGTCGTACCGTTAGTAAAAGCAGTGCAGGAACAGCAAACCGAAATTGAATCACTGCAGGAAAAACTAAAGAAAAGCGAAGAGGATAAGAAGGAGCAATTACAAAAGATAACAGCGTTGCAAAATAACGAACAACAACTATTTGAACGCTTAAAGAAACTCGAAGCCAAAATAAGATGA
- a CDS encoding pyridoxal phosphate-dependent decarboxylase family protein — translation MTDSRRSPIEIDEVLFRTVGHQLVDTIAQFFDSIKERPVTSGELPKQLQEILGHSPLPEHGIPIEKLLTKVSTILLNHSLFNGHPKFLGYITSSPAPIGALADMLAATVNANVGAQILSPMATEIEKQTVSWLAEFIGVSPNYGGLLVSGGNMANFTGFLAGRTAKAPKRIKEEGLTGLSAPLVFYCSKATHTWAEKAAILFGLGANAIHWIETTADRKINTLVLEQTIKADKEKGYQPFLVVGNAGDVSTGVVDDFRAIADICKTYNLWFHIDGAYGIPAAAVPSQQGLFAGIEEADSLALDPHKWLYSPLEAGCTLVKDPNHLLETFSSHPVYYNFDNTEEEIPFQNFYEYGLQNSRGFRALKVWLALQQVGKSGYVQMIEEDISVSNYLFELASRHPELEAVTQNLSITALRYIPQGYNPSDDYLNNLNEALLNELQKGGQVFLSNALINDQYCLRSCVVNFRTSKKDMEEIIDIVVNEGRRVHAALRQK, via the coding sequence ATGACAGATAGCCGAAGATCTCCCATAGAAATTGATGAAGTATTATTTAGAACAGTTGGGCATCAGCTGGTAGATACTATTGCTCAATTTTTTGATTCTATCAAGGAGAGACCAGTTACTTCCGGTGAACTTCCAAAACAATTACAGGAAATATTAGGGCATTCGCCACTACCAGAACATGGTATCCCTATAGAAAAATTGCTTACCAAGGTTTCTACAATATTATTAAACCACTCCTTATTCAATGGACATCCTAAGTTCCTTGGGTATATAACATCGTCACCGGCTCCTATAGGGGCTTTGGCTGATATGCTAGCTGCTACAGTGAATGCTAATGTTGGTGCACAGATTTTAAGTCCAATGGCTACTGAGATCGAGAAGCAAACCGTAAGCTGGCTGGCCGAATTTATAGGTGTTTCGCCTAACTATGGTGGTTTGTTGGTGAGTGGCGGTAATATGGCCAACTTTACCGGTTTCTTAGCTGGCCGCACTGCCAAAGCTCCCAAACGTATCAAAGAGGAAGGGCTTACTGGCCTTTCAGCCCCCTTGGTATTTTATTGTTCAAAAGCTACACATACCTGGGCTGAAAAAGCGGCTATTTTATTTGGATTGGGTGCAAATGCCATACATTGGATTGAAACCACTGCAGATCGGAAGATCAATACGCTTGTATTGGAGCAAACGATAAAAGCGGATAAGGAAAAAGGCTATCAGCCATTTCTGGTAGTTGGTAATGCCGGCGATGTAAGTACCGGCGTAGTAGATGATTTTAGAGCTATAGCCGACATTTGCAAAACATATAATCTGTGGTTTCATATAGATGGTGCCTATGGCATACCTGCTGCTGCTGTGCCCAGTCAGCAAGGCTTGTTTGCAGGTATTGAAGAAGCAGATTCTCTAGCACTTGATCCTCACAAATGGTTGTATAGTCCGTTAGAGGCAGGATGTACGTTAGTTAAAGATCCCAATCACCTGCTGGAGACATTCAGCTCTCATCCCGTATATTATAATTTCGATAATACAGAAGAGGAAATACCCTTTCAAAACTTTTATGAATATGGACTGCAAAACTCCCGAGGTTTTCGTGCTTTGAAAGTTTGGTTGGCCTTACAGCAAGTAGGAAAGAGCGGTTATGTGCAAATGATAGAAGAGGATATTAGCGTTTCAAATTATTTATTTGAATTGGCAAGCCGTCACCCTGAGCTGGAGGCTGTAACTCAAAATTTAAGCATAACTGCTTTACGCTACATTCCACAGGGTTATAATCCATCAGATGACTATTTAAACAATTTGAACGAGGCCTTGCTAAATGAATTACAAAAAGGGGGGCAAGTGTTCTTATCAAATGCTTTGATAAATGATCAATACTGTTTGCGGAGCTGTGTAGTGAACTTTAGGACATCCAAAAAAGATATGGAGGAAATCATTGATATAGTTGTAAACGAAGGGCGGCGGGTACATGCTGCACTCCGGCAAAAGTAA
- a CDS encoding NCS2 family permease — MHSYFQLKQNNTSVQTEVIAGISSFLATSYIIVVNPGILSQAGLPFNAVLTATVVVCFLSSFMMGIYAHNPIVVAPGMGLNAFFTYSAVLGLGIPWQTALGAVFWSGIFFLVLSVFNIRTYIVKAIPRPLRYAIAAGIGLFITLIGLANAGFVVKSPATILSHARLNPTLLIFIAGLFLTAILIVRHVKGAILLGIIVTTLLALTIGRGWGGDSQLVKYSGVFAAPDFSLLGKLDWIGSLKFAVLPVIFAFVFTDLFDSLSTLVGLAEAANLIDENGDPRNIKRALIVDAISTTVGGLVGSSPGTAYIESAVGIEEGGRTGLTAIVAALLFLPFLFLAPLLSMVPSIATAPALVLVGTFMLRPVIKINWMQLDDAIPAFLAMVIIPFSYSISQGIIWGFLSWTVIKAASGKWKELSPALLAIDAFCVLALIIE, encoded by the coding sequence ATGCACTCCTATTTCCAGTTGAAGCAAAACAATACTTCAGTGCAAACTGAGGTTATAGCAGGCATATCCAGTTTCTTGGCTACTTCCTATATTATTGTTGTTAACCCTGGCATCTTAAGTCAGGCTGGTCTCCCCTTCAATGCCGTACTAACGGCCACTGTTGTTGTTTGTTTCTTAAGCTCCTTCATGATGGGCATATATGCACACAACCCAATAGTGGTGGCACCTGGTATGGGACTAAACGCCTTTTTTACTTATTCTGCTGTGTTAGGGTTAGGAATACCTTGGCAAACAGCTTTAGGCGCTGTTTTCTGGTCAGGCATTTTCTTTCTGGTCTTATCCGTTTTTAATATTCGCACCTATATTGTAAAGGCCATACCAAGGCCCTTGCGTTATGCAATAGCAGCAGGCATTGGCTTATTCATTACCCTCATAGGTTTGGCCAATGCAGGCTTTGTTGTAAAAAGTCCAGCAACGATTCTTAGTCATGCACGTTTAAATCCTACACTTCTCATTTTTATTGCAGGCTTGTTTTTAACAGCTATACTGATTGTACGTCATGTGAAAGGAGCCATTCTTCTTGGAATTATTGTTACGACCTTGTTAGCACTGACTATTGGCAGAGGATGGGGAGGCGACTCGCAACTAGTAAAATATAGTGGTGTATTTGCTGCCCCTGATTTTAGCTTATTAGGAAAGCTAGACTGGATCGGTTCTTTAAAATTTGCTGTACTACCTGTAATATTTGCCTTTGTATTTACCGACCTCTTTGATAGCCTCTCTACCTTAGTAGGTCTAGCCGAAGCAGCTAACTTGATTGACGAAAATGGCGATCCGCGCAACATTAAACGAGCCTTAATTGTAGACGCCATCTCTACTACCGTTGGAGGCCTGGTAGGTAGCAGTCCCGGCACGGCTTATATCGAATCTGCCGTTGGAATTGAAGAAGGGGGGCGCACCGGCCTAACCGCCATTGTAGCAGCCCTGCTCTTCTTACCCTTTCTTTTTCTAGCTCCACTTTTAAGTATGGTTCCTTCTATTGCTACTGCTCCGGCACTGGTGCTTGTTGGTACATTTATGCTGCGACCAGTAATAAAGATCAATTGGATGCAGCTTGACGACGCGATCCCAGCTTTCCTGGCAATGGTGATTATTCCTTTCTCCTACTCCATTTCACAAGGAATCATTTGGGGTTTTCTAAGCTGGACTGTCATCAAAGCAGCCTCTGGCAAGTGGAAAGAACTATCACCAGCCCTCTTGGCAATAGATGCTTTTTGTGTTCTTGCCTTGATTATTGAGTAA
- a CDS encoding LytR/AlgR family response regulator transcription factor, which produces MNCLIVDDNKIARTTLKQLASQVKNITIVGECANAMEAYNMLQEQPVDVLLLDIEMPGMTGLELTRNLGNKSPIIIFTTSKKDYAAEAYDLNVVDYVVKPITPARFVQAIDKAREAFQSLSEEVKMSDDAFIFIRDSNIVKRLSIDEILYIEAMGDYVKIYTAKRFYAIHTTMKLVEQRLPAMRFLRVHRSYIVAIEKIDTIQEGALIVGGKPVPVADAYRSALNKRMNIL; this is translated from the coding sequence ATGAACTGCCTTATTGTTGATGATAATAAAATAGCCCGAACTACTTTAAAGCAATTAGCTAGTCAGGTTAAAAATATTACCATTGTTGGGGAATGTGCGAATGCTATGGAGGCTTATAATATGTTGCAGGAGCAGCCTGTAGATGTCCTTTTGCTCGATATTGAAATGCCGGGCATGACAGGTTTAGAGTTAACAAGAAATCTGGGAAATAAGAGTCCCATTATTATTTTTACCACCTCCAAGAAAGATTATGCAGCAGAAGCATATGATTTAAACGTTGTGGATTATGTAGTTAAACCTATAACGCCAGCTCGCTTTGTACAGGCCATAGATAAGGCGCGGGAGGCCTTTCAAAGTTTAAGTGAGGAAGTAAAGATGAGCGATGATGCGTTTATTTTTATTAGAGATTCGAACATTGTAAAGCGCCTTAGCATTGATGAGATTTTGTATATCGAAGCAATGGGTGATTATGTAAAGATTTATACAGCTAAGCGTTTTTACGCTATTCATACCACTATGAAATTGGTGGAACAACGATTGCCCGCCATGCGTTTCCTTAGAGTACACCGTTCCTATATTGTAGCCATTGAAAAGATTGATACTATTCAGGAGGGAGCGTTGATTGTAGGCGGTAAACCCGTGCCTGTTGCCGATGCTTATCGTTCAGCTTTGAACAAGCGGATGAATATTCTCTAA
- a CDS encoding ATP-binding protein, which produces MIAKRFIYFIIAAFITGNLILIFIQYNSEKNINNLIEGNQKLLNEFKISNELKTLESDVVSVENKIRGTVTTNDTSYIEGINTQMAKIEVDLDKLQRISDDDSSEIYILQLSQLIQKKLQSSNEILDAFTAGGKSAAEEVILTQRGKRLTDSILVLTQKTINARQNLLAQVTETIDNSVKKVQRWGSLLIIFILISAAILFWYIINTIRTQIRLIHQISYSEKTARDAARVKENFLANMSHEIRTPINAILGFTNLLLRKDLENDAKKHVQTIQRSSESLLSIVNDILDLSKIEAGMMRIEKAPFSLRGLLHSVEAMFKSKANEEGLELLVKVEDDVPDILEGDATRLTQILVNLLSNAIKFTEQGSIQVAVSGTVDSAPLVHIHFLVKDTGIGIEPEKLQAVFDRFQQADEAITRQFGGTGLGLSIVKELIALQNGEINVQSELGKGTSFQFVIPYNKSTELIGSTLVPGVRVEEATYSGNVRILIVEDNEVNQSLLQHLFLEWHILFEIANNGVEALEKLKRSRYDLILMDIQMPFMDGYRTTQEIRSSLKLTTPIIAMTAHAMAGEKERCMGYGMDEYIAKPVRSNELYALIGQFVKLQLDQGESTFIPAGNNAYEFIDLTYMREVSVGNVEYERLVTSQFLEAVPEEMAAMEKAWVQGDTEQLRKLAHNLRTTVSVMGLNAILQPYLDTIEHNPWDATVMKASLEAIKSICISAQQEAEAFLKTIE; this is translated from the coding sequence ATGATAGCCAAACGGTTTATCTATTTTATAATAGCTGCTTTTATAACCGGTAATCTTATTCTGATTTTTATTCAATACAATTCAGAAAAGAATATTAATAATCTTATTGAGGGTAACCAGAAATTACTAAACGAGTTTAAGATCAGCAATGAACTAAAGACCCTTGAAAGTGATGTGGTGTCTGTTGAAAATAAAATCCGCGGTACAGTTACCACAAATGACACCTCTTATATTGAAGGGATCAATACGCAGATGGCAAAAATTGAAGTCGATCTGGATAAGCTGCAGCGGATTTCTGATGATGATAGCTCTGAGATCTATATACTGCAGTTAAGTCAGCTCATTCAAAAGAAGTTGCAGTCAAGTAATGAGATCCTGGATGCCTTTACGGCCGGTGGTAAATCGGCAGCTGAAGAAGTTATTCTTACGCAACGTGGCAAACGTTTAACTGATTCCATTTTAGTTCTAACCCAAAAAACAATAAACGCCAGGCAAAACCTGTTGGCTCAGGTTACAGAAACTATTGATAATAGCGTTAAAAAGGTTCAACGATGGGGCTCCTTGTTAATCATTTTTATACTCATCAGTGCAGCGATATTGTTTTGGTATATTATTAATACTATACGGACACAAATACGGCTTATTCATCAAATTAGTTACTCTGAGAAGACCGCCCGTGATGCAGCGCGGGTGAAGGAAAACTTCCTGGCAAATATGAGCCATGAGATTCGAACGCCTATAAATGCCATTTTAGGATTTACCAATCTACTGCTAAGAAAGGATTTAGAGAATGACGCAAAGAAGCACGTACAAACGATTCAACGGTCAAGTGAAAGTTTACTGTCTATAGTAAACGATATCCTAGATCTTTCTAAAATTGAAGCCGGAATGATGCGCATAGAAAAAGCGCCGTTTAGCTTACGTGGACTTTTACATTCAGTAGAGGCCATGTTTAAGTCAAAGGCAAATGAAGAAGGATTGGAGCTGTTAGTGAAGGTTGAAGATGATGTACCTGATATATTAGAAGGTGATGCTACCCGTTTGACGCAGATACTGGTAAATCTATTGAGCAATGCCATAAAATTTACAGAACAGGGAAGTATTCAGGTAGCTGTGTCAGGGACTGTAGACTCAGCCCCATTGGTTCATATCCATTTCCTGGTAAAAGATACCGGTATTGGTATTGAACCGGAAAAGCTGCAAGCTGTATTTGATCGTTTCCAACAGGCAGATGAGGCTATTACGCGCCAGTTTGGTGGAACAGGTCTGGGCCTATCTATTGTTAAAGAATTAATTGCGCTACAAAATGGCGAGATCAACGTGCAAAGTGAACTAGGTAAAGGGACGTCTTTTCAATTTGTTATTCCATATAATAAATCAACTGAACTTATTGGTTCAACCTTAGTGCCGGGTGTAAGAGTTGAAGAAGCCACCTATTCAGGAAATGTCAGGATACTGATCGTAGAAGATAATGAGGTAAATCAGTCACTATTACAGCATTTGTTTTTGGAATGGCACATACTGTTCGAAATAGCAAACAATGGAGTAGAAGCATTGGAAAAATTGAAGAGGAGCCGGTATGACTTAATTCTAATGGATATACAAATGCCCTTTATGGATGGTTATCGGACAACGCAGGAAATTCGATCTTCATTAAAACTCACTACTCCCATAATTGCTATGACCGCCCATGCTATGGCTGGAGAGAAAGAGCGCTGTATGGGATATGGCATGGATGAATATATAGCAAAGCCTGTACGATCAAATGAATTGTATGCCCTCATTGGTCAGTTTGTCAAATTGCAATTGGACCAAGGTGAAAGTACTTTTATTCCTGCAGGCAACAATGCTTATGAATTTATAGACCTCACCTATATGAGAGAAGTTAGTGTAGGAAACGTTGAATATGAACGTTTGGTAACTTCTCAATTTCTTGAAGCGGTTCCAGAAGAAATGGCAGCGATGGAGAAAGCCTGGGTACAAGGGGATACTGAACAGTTGCGTAAGTTGGCTCATAACCTTAGAACAACGGTGTCGGTTATGGGGCTTAACGCCATACTCCAACCTTATCTGGATACTATTGAACATAACCCTTGGGACGCAACGGTGATGAAGGCAAGCTTAGAAGCTATAAAATCAATCTGTATTTCTGCCCAACAAGAAGCTGAAGCATTTTTAAAAACAATTGAATAG
- a CDS encoding phosphatidylglycerol lysyltransferase domain-containing protein, protein MGSATTFIKSFPVQRYWKQMLAILMLLLAVIFFRSERNELLAIGPHILRADPKWLAIAFVITLIFFLFEGGIYKQSFASVGLRLPLVDAVNLFLKRNFISVFLPAGGVSSLAYSPSQIRKAGFTKTQVHQASGLFSFIGLLTVVLVGIPIIITAAFYSNTFSYAWLGLLLLLSSLMLLFLLVKTIRNRGSLFSWVNNKWPAISAVTYQLFDTEINRWAFWKAVVFSVGVELCGILHIYIVMKALGLSNTTLLEASVAYIMSVLMMIVSPFLRGLGAVELSMVLVLEKFGCTPAQALSITILYRVFEFWLPLLFGLLAFAWKGKNLFLRIAPVMLIVSLGLVNIISAITPPIHSRLRLLHEYLPLTTIHASNLLVLLVGVSLLLTAAFLLKGLRSAWIMALGFTLFSLVGHLTKALDYEETILAAFTALSLLLTTSQYRVRSSTQWMRRGLTIALINFFTISILTFVSFYFIDKRHFGIDFTWQQSIVHTIKCFLLVEDQTLHPVTRFGHEFIWLIRALGFLTWSFFIISLFYTSISKKELSKAQNKQKATFLLNQFGHSPIDYFKLYKDKLYFFSDLHDAFLAYRIARGFAIVLEEPVCSDENKVDVLHEFDLHCRKMGLKTAFYRVDEDSIRWFKQLNKQMLMIGQEAILDINNFTLEGSDKKSLRNGLNGLQKKGYSTHIYQAPHSSAFIKKLREVSDEWLSKFQKQELVFSQGMFDEKELLQQDILALENNEHQLIAFLNVIPDYVEGECTYDLIRKTGDAPGAAMDALIIKLIEYAKARDMSYLNLGLVPLAGIAQPQNTAERIIKLAADKLKRYQHYKGLREFKEKYANLWENKYLVYDNDFDLLQLPIAINAVMKP, encoded by the coding sequence ATGGGTTCCGCAACAACATTTATTAAATCATTCCCGGTGCAGCGTTACTGGAAGCAAATGTTGGCTATATTAATGCTGTTATTGGCTGTTATATTCTTCCGCAGCGAACGGAATGAGTTGTTAGCTATTGGCCCTCATATATTAAGAGCAGATCCTAAATGGTTAGCTATCGCCTTTGTAATTACACTGATCTTTTTCCTGTTTGAGGGAGGTATCTATAAACAAAGCTTTGCTTCCGTTGGGTTAAGGCTGCCATTAGTGGATGCTGTAAACCTATTCTTAAAACGAAATTTCATTAGTGTTTTTTTACCGGCCGGAGGCGTTAGTTCATTGGCCTATTCTCCTTCTCAAATACGAAAGGCGGGATTCACAAAAACACAAGTCCACCAGGCTAGTGGTTTATTTAGCTTTATTGGTTTGCTAACCGTAGTTTTAGTTGGTATTCCCATTATCATAACAGCGGCTTTTTATTCGAATACATTTTCGTATGCCTGGCTAGGTTTATTATTGTTGTTAAGCAGCCTGATGCTTCTATTTCTACTTGTCAAAACAATAAGGAATAGAGGAAGTCTATTCTCCTGGGTTAATAATAAGTGGCCTGCAATTTCTGCTGTTACCTATCAGTTATTTGATACCGAAATCAATAGATGGGCCTTCTGGAAAGCTGTCGTCTTTTCCGTAGGAGTAGAGTTGTGTGGTATTCTTCATATTTATATTGTTATGAAGGCCTTAGGGCTTTCCAATACCACTTTGCTAGAAGCATCAGTTGCTTATATCATGTCTGTATTAATGATGATCGTTTCACCCTTCCTCAGAGGCTTAGGTGCAGTAGAGCTATCAATGGTTTTAGTGCTGGAAAAGTTTGGTTGCACGCCTGCTCAAGCCTTGTCCATAACCATTTTGTATCGCGTTTTTGAATTTTGGTTACCCCTGTTATTCGGTTTGTTAGCCTTCGCCTGGAAAGGCAAGAATCTGTTTTTAAGAATTGCGCCCGTTATGCTAATCGTATCCTTAGGACTGGTGAATATTATCTCTGCTATTACACCTCCTATACATAGCCGCCTTCGTTTACTTCATGAATATTTGCCCTTAACAACCATACATGCTTCTAATTTATTGGTGTTGCTAGTTGGTGTTTCCTTGTTGCTAACGGCAGCTTTCTTATTAAAGGGATTACGATCGGCATGGATAATGGCATTAGGATTTACTCTTTTTTCTTTGGTTGGGCATTTAACCAAGGCTTTGGATTATGAAGAAACCATTCTAGCGGCCTTTACTGCATTGTCTCTATTGCTAACGACCTCTCAATATCGGGTACGTTCCAGTACACAATGGATGCGTAGGGGACTTACCATTGCGTTGATCAACTTTTTCACCATCAGTATCCTAACATTTGTTAGCTTTTATTTTATTGACAAAAGACATTTTGGTATTGATTTTACCTGGCAGCAGTCAATTGTACATACCATTAAATGTTTCCTTTTAGTAGAAGACCAAACCCTTCATCCGGTTACTAGATTTGGTCATGAGTTTATCTGGTTAATACGGGCACTCGGATTTTTAACCTGGAGCTTTTTCATTATTTCCCTTTTTTATACCAGTATTTCAAAAAAAGAATTATCCAAGGCGCAGAATAAACAAAAAGCTACGTTTCTATTAAACCAGTTTGGTCATTCTCCCATTGATTATTTTAAGTTATATAAGGATAAACTTTATTTTTTTTCTGATTTACATGACGCTTTCCTTGCTTATCGTATAGCCAGAGGGTTTGCTATTGTGTTAGAAGAACCTGTTTGCTCGGACGAGAACAAAGTGGATGTGTTACATGAGTTTGACCTGCATTGTCGAAAAATGGGTTTGAAGACAGCTTTTTATCGTGTTGATGAGGATAGTATTAGATGGTTTAAGCAATTGAATAAGCAAATGCTAATGATTGGACAGGAAGCTATATTGGATATCAACAACTTTACGTTAGAGGGGAGCGACAAAAAATCATTGCGGAATGGGTTAAATGGCTTACAGAAAAAGGGATATTCTACTCATATCTATCAAGCGCCTCATAGTTCAGCATTCATTAAAAAACTAAGAGAGGTGTCTGATGAATGGCTGAGTAAATTCCAAAAACAAGAGTTGGTTTTCTCACAAGGTATGTTTGATGAAAAAGAATTGCTCCAGCAGGATATACTAGCATTAGAAAATAATGAACATCAGCTAATTGCTTTTTTGAATGTTATTCCTGATTATGTAGAAGGCGAGTGTACATATGATCTGATAAGGAAAACAGGCGATGCCCCAGGCGCTGCAATGGACGCGTTGATCATAAAGCTAATTGAATATGCTAAGGCAAGGGACATGTCCTATTTGAATTTAGGTTTAGTGCCTTTAGCCGGTATTGCCCAGCCTCAAAATACGGCAGAGAGAATTATTAAATTAGCTGCTGATAAATTGAAAAGATACCAGCACTATAAAGGATTGCGTGAGTTTAAAGAAAAATATGCCAACCTTTGGGAAAACAAGTATCTGGTCTATGATAATGATTTTGATCTTTTGCAACTTCCTATTGCTATAAATGCTGTAATGAAACCATGA